One segment of Desulfosudis oleivorans Hxd3 DNA contains the following:
- a CDS encoding type II toxin-antitoxin system Phd/YefM family antitoxin, with translation MKTITAANANRGFSNLLREVRKGEEITILSRGKPVAKITSCDSGALQKKTMKNILVTRLKAQGVTGSRNWTREELYGD, from the coding sequence ATGAAAACAATTACGGCTGCTAATGCGAATCGCGGATTTTCCAATTTGTTGCGGGAGGTGCGTAAGGGGGAAGAAATTACGATCCTGTCAAGAGGCAAGCCGGTGGCAAAGATAACCTCTTGTGATTCAGGAGCGTTGCAAAAGAAAACAATGAAAAATATCCTTGTAACCCGGTTGAAAGCGCAAGGTGTAACCGGGTCTCGAAATTGGACCCGTGAAGAACTGTATGGGGATTGA
- a CDS encoding PIN domain-containing protein — translation MRVALDTNILAYAEGVGDSRRCARAIRLIEQLPADLVLLPAQTLGELFRVLAGKAKGEPGLVREAIMAWADSFEVADSSWSAFQAAIDLAIDHKLQMWDALIMAVAAENRCRLLLSEDLQSGFIWRGVTVVNPFAEPSSPQLDNILQTE, via the coding sequence ATGCGTGTAGCCCTGGATACGAATATATTGGCCTATGCCGAAGGGGTGGGAGATTCGCGTCGCTGTGCCCGCGCCATCCGGCTGATAGAGCAATTGCCCGCCGACCTGGTCCTGCTGCCCGCTCAAACCCTGGGGGAGCTTTTCAGGGTTCTTGCCGGGAAGGCGAAAGGGGAGCCAGGGCTTGTACGCGAGGCAATTATGGCCTGGGCCGACAGTTTTGAAGTCGCAGACTCATCCTGGTCGGCTTTTCAAGCCGCAATCGATCTGGCAATTGATCACAAGCTTCAAATGTGGGATGCATTGATTATGGCGGTGGCCGCTGAAAATCGCTGCCGCCTGCTTTTGAGTGAAGATTTACAAAGTGGTTTCATCTGGAGAGGCGTTACTGTAGTGAACCCTTTTGCCGAACCATCTTCCCCGCAGCTTGATAATATTTTGCAAACTGAGTGA
- a CDS encoding ATP-binding protein codes for MPKICAQGEGKMIRFASEELDRWLKGPDRKPLVMRGARQVGKTWLVRDFAKQQGLQLIELNLEKYPDYAGLFSGNSPREILKNIEAQLAFKILPESACLFLDEIQAAPELFAKLRWFREDMPELPVIAAGSLLEFVLKKADFSMPVGRVTYFYVEPLSFFEFVLALGNEPLYQKMLSTSPQAPLPQPLHARCMELYRQYCLVGGMPEAVRTWLDGRDMQSCIKIQHDLLSTYRDDFHKYGGEIDARLLHKILLSVAGQLGNKFVYSRVDPDVKAPLVKKLLMFLSQAKVCSMVVHTSGNGLPLGAESNDKFFKALMVDVGLVSAHLGLASVKSADLDNMLLSNRGGLAEQFVGQQLRAAQTPAMDPRLFYWQRTGGRQGEIDYILQHGADIVPVEVKSGAAGSMKSLHQFMAEKSLKMAVRLDANPPSVKEMSVKTTQGRLVKYRLLSLPLYLAGNINVLLER; via the coding sequence ATGCCGAAAATATGTGCTCAAGGAGAAGGGAAAATGATTCGATTTGCGTCAGAAGAGCTCGATAGGTGGTTGAAAGGCCCTGACCGGAAGCCGCTGGTGATGAGGGGCGCCCGTCAGGTCGGCAAGACCTGGCTTGTGCGTGATTTTGCAAAGCAACAAGGGCTGCAATTGATTGAACTGAACCTTGAAAAATATCCCGATTATGCCGGTCTCTTTTCAGGCAACAGCCCCCGGGAAATCCTGAAAAACATTGAAGCCCAACTGGCTTTTAAAATCCTCCCCGAATCCGCGTGCCTTTTTCTGGACGAGATCCAGGCCGCTCCCGAGCTTTTCGCAAAACTCAGGTGGTTCAGGGAAGACATGCCGGAACTGCCGGTGATCGCAGCCGGATCATTGCTCGAATTCGTCTTGAAGAAAGCCGATTTCAGCATGCCGGTAGGACGGGTCACTTATTTTTATGTCGAGCCCCTGTCGTTTTTCGAGTTCGTTCTGGCCTTGGGCAATGAGCCTCTGTATCAAAAAATGCTTTCCACCTCCCCGCAGGCACCGCTGCCTCAACCCCTGCATGCGCGATGCATGGAGCTGTATCGGCAATATTGTCTTGTCGGGGGGATGCCCGAGGCGGTCCGGACATGGCTTGACGGCAGGGACATGCAGTCCTGCATCAAAATCCAGCACGACCTTCTGTCCACCTACCGGGATGATTTTCACAAGTACGGCGGTGAAATCGATGCCAGGCTTCTACACAAAATTCTGCTCTCGGTTGCCGGACAGCTCGGGAATAAATTCGTTTACAGCAGGGTCGATCCCGATGTGAAAGCCCCTCTTGTAAAAAAGTTGCTGATGTTTCTTTCCCAGGCAAAGGTATGTTCCATGGTTGTTCATACCAGCGGCAACGGCCTTCCCCTGGGCGCGGAATCGAACGATAAGTTTTTCAAGGCACTGATGGTGGATGTCGGCCTGGTTTCCGCCCATCTGGGCCTTGCTTCGGTGAAGTCCGCCGATTTGGACAACATGCTTCTATCAAACAGGGGCGGGCTCGCCGAGCAATTTGTCGGGCAGCAGCTGCGTGCCGCCCAAACCCCGGCAATGGACCCGCGGCTGTTTTATTGGCAGAGAACCGGCGGCCGCCAGGGGGAAATCGATTATATCCTCCAGCATGGGGCCGATATCGTTCCTGTTGAGGTCAAATCCGGAGCTGCCGGAAGCATGAAGTCCCTGCACCAGTTCATGGCGGAAAAAAGCCTGAAGATGGCGGTTCGCCTGGATGCCAACCCACCGTCTGTCAAAGAGATGAGCGTCAAGACAACCCAGGGCCGGTTGGTAAAGTACCGGCTCCTTTCCCTGCCGCTTTATCTGGCAGGTAATATCAATGTTCTGCTTGAAAGATAA
- a CDS encoding type II toxin-antitoxin system VapC family toxin, producing the protein MKLILDTNAYVGFKLGIAPLVAYITRADIVFLSPVVLGELMFGFRNGSRFDRNMEELNRFLEHPAVEVMGMTQITSDRYARIATQLKQQGTPLPTNDIWIAAQTMESGTELVTMDRHFEKIANLVYRLFDSPKPG; encoded by the coding sequence ATGAAGCTTATTCTGGATACCAATGCCTATGTCGGCTTCAAGCTGGGGATTGCGCCACTGGTTGCGTATATCACCCGGGCCGATATCGTGTTCCTGTCTCCCGTTGTTTTGGGGGAGCTGATGTTTGGTTTTCGCAACGGCTCGCGGTTTGACAGGAACATGGAAGAGTTGAACCGTTTTTTGGAACACCCCGCGGTTGAGGTGATGGGAATGACACAAATCACATCAGACCGGTATGCCAGAATCGCCACCCAACTGAAACAACAGGGCACCCCTCTTCCCACCAATGACATCTGGATTGCCGCACAGACCATGGAGTCAGGCACGGAGCTGGTCACCATGGATCGCCATTTTGAGAAAATTGCCAACCTCGTTTATCGCCTGTTTGACAGCCCGAAGCCCGGGTGA
- a CDS encoding FitA-like ribbon-helix-helix domain-containing protein, translating into MQQVTIRGLGEDIERAIRKMASDNGKSMNQVIKEIIHKEFEKSRRPASSLSEMAGGWSRPEAAEFEAAIQSCEQIDEDLWK; encoded by the coding sequence ATGCAGCAAGTAACCATTCGAGGACTGGGCGAGGACATTGAAAGGGCCATCCGCAAAATGGCCAGTGACAACGGGAAATCCATGAACCAGGTCATCAAGGAAATTATTCACAAAGAGTTTGAAAAAAGCAGGCGGCCGGCATCTTCTCTAAGTGAGATGGCCGGGGGCTGGAGCCGGCCGGAAGCGGCTGAGTTTGAAGCGGCCATTCAATCCTGCGAACAGATAGATGAAGACCTGTGGAAATGA
- a CDS encoding O-antigen ligase family protein, whose protein sequence is MLSISRFLYLATLVFAPLAFGSVESWAFFFLTLLTGAAISFYLLHTRRHAAPIYRVPCMLPLALLGLFIFLQIIPLPQAVLSLLSPNAAQLRNETIGILLPDRAWPLTLNLHATLFELCRWLLWVGFYWISVQLLSDKAMLRRTLLFLAFFAGIFAFSSILQHIFTDNRALWFRYISVQSCSIFGSYINRNHYAGLMAMLFGPTLGLLLALRPPRQFGTMREKILGLFEEKETPLFILLLLSASIMVMSVFISLSRGGMTSLCISSLFFILMASGKKFSGRHTKMKITAAMLLCAVLMALTWVGWETIDNRFSTIYAADDIMRIGRLRYWGRCLAGGLDFLTTGVGFGAFEVAGPIYQTYYMGAILDHAHNDYLELLIEGGIPGVLLFLVFFLCLFQVVQKTLKKRKESYSILVCIGAITGIVAILLHSFTDFNLHIPANALYLAFLCGLAVAAAHTRLRNHITPPTYLPPAPNRAALVTPFLFILLWPPLLALSMGQWMADQHIQPFIKAPLNNTTAPALLEQAAESARRATAFSPWSATAHTLLGDAAFFSGNPEQALDAYQQALCFTPTRSTLLQKAGQAARNAGLPLSRAEALMAAGVKTYPMRPGAHGAHAGFLFETGNKEKAMSVVRTGIKTHPSLARQFFTLMTYAGLTPAEMFTALPANSYVLTQFAAHIQNTDYDFMRRTILTAAVNAADQEAEPSPKAYINLAHLYLREKNHDQTITVLERGVTRLPDHPYLLYLLARTYEENQIVYKALDLYKKLQIISPGYRDTEQRLKAMKR, encoded by the coding sequence ATGCTTTCAATAAGTCGATTTTTATATCTGGCAACCCTGGTCTTTGCGCCCCTGGCGTTCGGCAGCGTGGAGTCCTGGGCCTTCTTCTTCCTGACCCTGCTCACCGGTGCCGCCATCAGCTTTTACCTGCTTCACACCCGGCGCCATGCCGCCCCCATCTACCGGGTACCCTGCATGTTACCCCTTGCCCTGCTTGGGCTTTTCATCTTCTTGCAGATCATCCCCCTGCCGCAGGCTGTCCTGTCCCTTTTGTCTCCCAACGCCGCCCAGCTCCGCAACGAAACCATCGGCATTCTTCTACCGGACCGTGCCTGGCCCCTTACACTGAACCTTCACGCCACCCTGTTTGAACTCTGTCGCTGGCTGCTGTGGGTCGGTTTCTACTGGATTTCTGTTCAGCTCCTGTCGGACAAAGCAATGTTGCGCCGCACCCTGCTGTTTCTGGCCTTTTTTGCCGGCATTTTTGCCTTTTCGTCCATCCTTCAGCACATTTTCACAGACAACCGTGCTTTATGGTTCCGCTATATATCCGTGCAGTCCTGCTCGATATTTGGCTCCTATATTAACCGCAACCACTACGCCGGCCTTATGGCCATGCTTTTTGGTCCCACCCTTGGCCTGTTGCTGGCGCTTCGCCCCCCCCGTCAGTTCGGCACCATGCGCGAAAAAATCCTGGGCCTGTTTGAAGAAAAAGAGACCCCCCTGTTTATTCTTCTTCTGCTTTCGGCATCAATCATGGTGATGTCGGTTTTTATCAGTCTCTCCAGGGGCGGCATGACCAGCCTGTGCATATCCAGCCTGTTTTTTATTCTGATGGCATCCGGAAAAAAATTTTCAGGACGCCACACAAAAATGAAAATCACCGCCGCAATGCTGCTGTGCGCCGTTCTGATGGCCCTCACCTGGGTCGGCTGGGAAACAATTGACAATCGCTTCAGCACCATCTATGCGGCAGATGATATCATGCGCATTGGCCGGCTCCGATACTGGGGCAGATGCCTGGCCGGCGGGCTGGATTTTTTGACCACCGGTGTTGGTTTTGGTGCCTTTGAAGTGGCCGGACCCATCTACCAGACCTACTATATGGGAGCCATCCTGGACCATGCCCACAACGACTACCTGGAGCTGCTTATAGAAGGCGGTATCCCCGGTGTTCTGCTGTTTCTTGTTTTTTTTCTCTGCCTTTTCCAGGTTGTGCAGAAAACCCTAAAAAAGAGAAAAGAGTCCTATTCCATTCTGGTCTGTATCGGCGCCATTACCGGTATTGTAGCCATCCTGCTGCACAGCTTCACAGACTTCAACCTGCATATTCCCGCCAACGCCCTTTATCTTGCCTTTCTCTGCGGCCTGGCGGTTGCCGCGGCCCACACCCGGCTGCGAAACCACATCACCCCGCCCACCTACCTGCCACCCGCGCCAAACAGGGCAGCCCTTGTCACGCCTTTTCTGTTTATCCTGCTCTGGCCGCCGCTTCTGGCGCTGTCTATGGGCCAATGGATGGCCGATCAACACATCCAGCCCTTTATAAAGGCCCCCCTGAACAACACCACTGCCCCGGCCCTGCTGGAACAGGCTGCCGAAAGCGCCCGCCGTGCCACCGCCTTCTCACCATGGAGCGCAACCGCCCACACACTTCTCGGAGACGCCGCCTTTTTCTCCGGCAACCCGGAACAGGCACTGGACGCCTATCAGCAGGCCCTCTGTTTTACACCCACCCGATCAACACTGCTTCAAAAGGCCGGCCAGGCCGCCCGCAATGCCGGCCTGCCCCTTTCCCGGGCCGAGGCCCTTATGGCCGCCGGTGTAAAAACCTATCCCATGCGACCCGGCGCGCATGGCGCCCACGCCGGGTTCCTGTTTGAAACCGGCAATAAGGAAAAGGCCATGTCCGTGGTTCGAACTGGTATTAAAACCCATCCTTCCCTGGCGCGACAGTTTTTTACCCTGATGACTTATGCCGGCCTCACCCCCGCGGAAATGTTTACAGCCCTGCCTGCAAATTCTTATGTGCTGACCCAGTTTGCCGCCCATATCCAAAACACCGATTACGACTTTATGCGAAGAACCATTCTGACCGCCGCCGTGAATGCCGCCGACCAGGAAGCCGAGCCCTCGCCAAAGGCTTATATTAACCTGGCCCATCTTTACCTGCGGGAAAAAAATCATGACCAGACCATTACTGTTCTGGAACGTGGTGTCACCCGATTGCCGGATCACCCCTATCTGCTTTACCTGCTGGCCCGGACTTATGAAGAAAACCAGATAGTCTACAAGGCCCTGGATCTGTATAAAAAGCTCCAGATTATTTCCCCCGGCTACCGCGACACCGAACAACGTCTTAAAGCCATGAAACGGTAA
- a CDS encoding Fic family protein, which yields MNLSCQSPVLSPAIPEKELLGPLKDMAQEVVTASAYLEGRIAPDTARSLGEKLRYLNSYYSNLIEGHKTLLPEIEQALLKKFAEDDSRRYAQELCAAHVEVEREFMAALDENPPDNICGLDYLGSIHRRFYERLPEHHRYTHHSGGFTGIHVHPGRMRDANVSVDQGQTTHGPDVKELPQKLAEFAALYNPSNFHGDEKLIAAAAAHHRLTWLHPFRDGNGRVARLFISFYLSAININKSNLWSINRGFSRKKNWYMINLQSADSPDKKSNGFDQEIFADFCAFFLESCLEQIAFMDKLLDFKRVDARIDGYINERGKHLGAESPIDPRSGRLLKALFSQGKIPRGEAGAIMNMDAYSDRQIRRVVSQLIKEGLVESDSHRAPLRIGLPMKVLRHYFPALFDPSVMGETYLHDGEEA from the coding sequence ATGAATTTATCCTGCCAAAGCCCTGTTTTAAGCCCTGCCATCCCTGAAAAAGAACTTTTGGGGCCGTTGAAAGACATGGCCCAGGAAGTGGTGACGGCATCGGCATATCTTGAAGGGCGGATCGCGCCGGACACGGCCAGATCGCTTGGCGAAAAACTGCGGTATCTCAACAGCTATTATTCAAACCTGATTGAAGGCCATAAAACCCTGCTTCCGGAGATTGAGCAGGCACTTTTAAAAAAGTTCGCCGAAGATGACAGTCGGCGATATGCCCAGGAATTGTGCGCCGCCCACGTAGAGGTCGAAAGAGAGTTTATGGCCGCCCTGGACGAGAACCCGCCGGATAATATTTGCGGTCTTGACTATCTTGGCAGTATCCACAGACGGTTTTATGAGCGCCTTCCGGAACACCACCGTTATACTCACCATTCAGGGGGATTTACAGGCATACATGTCCATCCCGGTCGGATGAGAGATGCCAATGTGTCAGTGGACCAGGGACAGACGACTCACGGTCCGGATGTAAAAGAGCTTCCACAGAAGCTTGCGGAGTTTGCTGCCCTGTATAATCCTTCAAATTTCCATGGCGACGAAAAATTGATTGCCGCTGCCGCTGCACACCACAGGTTGACCTGGCTTCATCCGTTCCGTGACGGGAACGGGAGGGTGGCAAGGCTGTTTATCAGTTTTTATCTATCAGCCATCAACATCAACAAATCAAATTTATGGTCGATCAACCGGGGCTTTTCAAGAAAGAAAAACTGGTACATGATCAATCTTCAATCAGCCGATTCCCCGGATAAAAAAAGCAATGGATTCGACCAGGAAATCTTTGCCGATTTTTGCGCCTTTTTTCTTGAAAGCTGCCTGGAACAGATCGCGTTTATGGATAAGCTTCTTGACTTTAAACGGGTTGATGCCAGGATTGATGGTTATATCAATGAAAGAGGTAAGCACCTCGGCGCGGAATCTCCCATTGATCCCCGGTCGGGAAGGCTGTTAAAGGCTCTGTTCTCCCAGGGAAAGATACCCAGAGGGGAGGCCGGAGCCATCATGAATATGGATGCTTACTCGGACAGGCAGATAAGACGGGTTGTGAGCCAGCTTATTAAAGAGGGGCTGGTTGAGTCGGACTCCCACCGGGCGCCGTTGAGGATCGGACTCCCCATGAAGGTGCTGCGGCACTATTTCCCTGCCCTTTTTGATCCGTCAGTGATGGGCGAGACATACCTTCATGACGGGGAAGAAGCTTGA
- the galE gene encoding UDP-glucose 4-epimerase GalE, translated as MKKVLLTGGAGYIGSHTCVSLLESGCEVLVVDNLCNSSAVALERVKAITGRAVMFEKVDMRDRAELDRVFKTFAPDAVIHFACLKAVGESTTDPLTYYANNVAGSVVLFEAMEAAGVKNIVFSSSATVYGDPETVPVTEAAAICPCNPYGRTKRMIEEMLEDIHAAGKGWNIAILRYFNPVGAHASGLIGEDPRDVPNNLAPYIAQVAVGRRQQLNVYGDDYPTKDGTGVRDYIHVCDLAEAHVKALEKLAQNPGLVTYNLGTGTGHSVLEVVAAFERACGRPIARTVTGRRAGDVAEYYADPSRAEKELGWKARRTLDDMAADTWRWQSGNPEGYR; from the coding sequence ATGAAAAAAGTGCTTCTGACGGGCGGGGCCGGTTATATCGGGTCTCACACGTGCGTATCCCTTCTGGAGAGCGGCTGCGAGGTGCTGGTGGTGGACAACCTGTGCAACAGCAGCGCAGTGGCCCTGGAGCGGGTAAAGGCCATCACGGGCCGGGCCGTGATGTTTGAAAAGGTGGACATGCGGGACAGGGCCGAACTGGACAGGGTTTTTAAAACGTTTGCGCCGGACGCGGTGATCCATTTTGCCTGCCTCAAGGCCGTGGGTGAATCCACCACCGACCCGCTGACCTATTATGCCAATAACGTGGCCGGATCAGTGGTGCTGTTTGAAGCCATGGAAGCGGCCGGGGTAAAAAACATTGTGTTCAGCTCATCGGCCACGGTGTATGGCGACCCGGAAACCGTACCGGTGACCGAAGCCGCGGCCATTTGTCCCTGCAATCCCTACGGCCGCACCAAGCGTATGATAGAGGAAATGCTGGAGGATATTCACGCGGCGGGCAAAGGCTGGAACATTGCCATTCTGCGATACTTCAATCCCGTGGGGGCCCACGCCAGCGGGCTTATCGGCGAAGACCCCAGGGATGTGCCCAACAACCTGGCCCCCTATATCGCCCAGGTGGCCGTGGGCCGGCGGCAGCAGCTTAATGTTTACGGGGACGACTATCCCACAAAAGACGGCACCGGCGTGCGGGACTACATTCATGTGTGCGACCTGGCTGAAGCCCATGTAAAGGCCCTTGAAAAGCTGGCCCAGAACCCGGGCCTGGTGACCTACAACCTGGGCACCGGCACCGGCCATTCGGTGCTGGAGGTGGTGGCCGCCTTTGAACGGGCCTGCGGCCGGCCCATTGCCCGCACCGTCACCGGCCGGCGGGCCGGCGACGTGGCCGAATACTATGCCGACCCTTCCCGGGCGGAAAAGGAGCTGGGCTGGAAGGCGCGGCGCACCCTTGACGACATGGCGGCCGACACCTGGCGCTGGCAGTCCGGAAACCCGGAGGGGTACAGGTAA
- a CDS encoding DegT/DnrJ/EryC1/StrS family aminotransferase yields MQFIDLKSQQDRIRDRIETRIRQVLDHGQYIMGPEVQELEVKLADYTGVKHCITCASGTDALLMALMALDISPGDEVITVPYTWISTAEVIALLRAKPVFIDIQPDTFNMDPAKLEAAITSRTKAIIPVGIYGQCADMTRINIIAAKHNIPVIEDGAQSFGATHHGKKSCNLSLIGCTSFFPSKPLGCYGDGGAIFTPNDALADKLRQIRIHGQKVKHQHPLVGINGRLDTLQAAILLEKFTLFSEECHRRAEIADRYNVLLADIPGIQTPVVAANNTSVYAQYTILTDDREALSSNLKSKDIPSVAYYTAPLHLQGAFTDLGHQPGDFPISEEVAAHCLSLPMSPYLRREDQAAVVAAMK; encoded by the coding sequence ATGCAGTTCATCGACCTCAAATCTCAGCAAGACCGCATCCGTGACCGTATCGAAACCCGTATCCGCCAGGTCCTTGACCACGGCCAATATATCATGGGGCCTGAGGTTCAAGAATTGGAGGTAAAACTTGCCGATTATACCGGCGTTAAGCACTGCATCACCTGCGCCTCCGGCACTGATGCCCTGCTTATGGCACTGATGGCCCTTGACATCAGCCCCGGCGATGAAGTCATCACCGTGCCCTACACATGGATTTCCACTGCCGAAGTTATCGCGCTGCTGCGGGCCAAACCCGTTTTTATTGATATTCAGCCCGATACTTTCAACATGGACCCGGCAAAGCTCGAAGCCGCCATTACGTCCCGCACCAAGGCCATTATACCGGTGGGCATCTACGGCCAGTGCGCGGACATGACCCGGATTAATATTATTGCCGCGAAACACAACATTCCGGTCATTGAAGACGGAGCCCAGAGTTTTGGGGCCACTCATCACGGTAAAAAATCCTGCAATCTTTCTTTGATTGGCTGCACTTCGTTCTTCCCGTCCAAACCCCTGGGCTGCTATGGAGACGGCGGCGCCATTTTTACGCCGAACGATGCCTTGGCGGACAAACTGCGTCAAATCCGTATTCACGGCCAGAAGGTCAAGCACCAGCACCCCCTGGTGGGTATCAACGGCCGACTGGACACTCTCCAGGCCGCTATTCTGCTGGAAAAATTCACTCTTTTTTCCGAAGAATGCCACCGCCGTGCGGAAATCGCGGATCGCTACAACGTCCTGCTGGCTGATATCCCCGGCATTCAAACTCCGGTGGTTGCCGCCAACAACACCTCTGTGTATGCCCAGTACACCATCCTTACCGATGACCGGGAGGCCCTGTCAAGCAACCTTAAATCTAAAGATATTCCCTCGGTGGCCTATTACACGGCGCCTCTGCATCTTCAGGGCGCTTTTACCGACTTGGGGCATCAACCCGGCGATTTTCCCATATCCGAGGAGGTAGCAGCCCATTGTCTCAGCCTCCCCATGTCGCCGTACCTGAGGAGAGAAGACCAGGCGGCCGTTG
- a CDS encoding nucleotidyl transferase AbiEii/AbiGii toxin family protein — MNHTFKPCLDILPPAQKRIWPALRFTRTAGYVLYGGTAVALRCGHRVSVDFDFFSHKPLNKTEIFSEFSFSREATVLQDQPHTLTLLIPTQGPDANDVKLSFFGQIGIGRVNTPNVTHDGVLQVASIEDLLATKLKVILQRVEAKDYRDIVALITAGAGLPAGLAAANAMYGKQFQPMESLKALTFFADGDLDTLTAAEKNFLIKAAGSVRNLPEVTIVSYELGVQG, encoded by the coding sequence ATGAATCACACTTTCAAACCCTGCCTGGATATTCTTCCGCCCGCCCAGAAACGAATATGGCCGGCACTGCGTTTTACCCGAACGGCTGGATATGTCCTCTACGGTGGAACAGCCGTGGCTTTGCGCTGCGGCCACCGAGTTTCAGTGGACTTTGATTTTTTCTCTCACAAGCCTCTTAATAAAACGGAAATTTTCAGCGAATTTTCTTTCAGCCGAGAGGCCACGGTGTTGCAGGACCAGCCCCACACCCTGACACTGCTGATACCCACCCAGGGACCGGATGCCAATGATGTGAAACTTTCTTTTTTTGGACAAATCGGCATTGGGCGGGTAAACACGCCAAATGTGACGCATGATGGTGTCTTACAGGTAGCGTCCATTGAGGACCTGTTGGCGACCAAGCTGAAAGTGATTCTGCAGCGGGTTGAAGCAAAGGATTATCGGGACATTGTCGCACTGATAACAGCCGGCGCCGGCCTGCCCGCGGGTCTTGCTGCTGCAAATGCCATGTATGGAAAACAGTTTCAACCCATGGAGAGCCTGAAGGCACTAACCTTCTTTGCGGATGGCGATCTGGATACCTTGACAGCAGCGGAAAAAAATTTTCTGATCAAGGCCGCCGGCAGTGTACGAAACTTGCCCGAGGTTACCATTGTTTCTTATGAACTGGGGGTCCAGGGCTGA
- a CDS encoding ATP-binding protein: MKNFERSLVPLLVGELEKKQTVFQVLTGPRQVGKTTIARQVMDKLPFPFIYASADSPLPPGPEWVETQWRRAEVEADRSGGPVLLVLDEAQKVRGWSEILKSKWDAAIRTARDIRLLVLGSSALLIQAGLSESLTGRFFLHRCSHWPFQECVDAFGWDLPQWLYFGGYPGAAVFCHDESKWKRYVTDSLIETVLARDVLQLQKITKPTLLRHLFALAATFPAQILSYNKMLGQLQDVGNTTTIAHYLRMLETAFLVSGLELFSRGSVRKRGSSPKLVLWNNALVNALSNRSFDESIADAIWWGRLVENAVGGYLVNMLPPADYTITYWRDGNREVDFVITRGAKLWAIEVKSGRSGKTSGLESFRSRYKGARTLVVGDNGIPLQEFFATPAEIWFSPDVS; encoded by the coding sequence ATGAAAAATTTTGAACGATCATTGGTGCCGTTGCTGGTCGGTGAGCTTGAGAAAAAACAGACGGTTTTTCAGGTGTTGACCGGTCCCCGGCAGGTCGGGAAAACAACCATCGCCCGGCAGGTGATGGATAAGCTGCCGTTTCCTTTCATCTACGCTTCGGCTGACAGTCCACTTCCTCCGGGTCCGGAATGGGTTGAAACCCAGTGGCGCCGGGCAGAGGTCGAAGCGGATCGGTCGGGTGGGCCTGTATTGCTGGTGCTCGATGAGGCGCAAAAGGTACGGGGCTGGAGTGAAATCCTGAAAAGCAAGTGGGATGCCGCCATCCGGACAGCACGAGATATCCGTCTGCTCGTACTGGGATCATCGGCGTTGCTGATTCAGGCAGGGTTATCAGAAAGCCTGACCGGGCGTTTCTTTCTGCACCGTTGCAGCCATTGGCCGTTTCAGGAGTGCGTTGATGCTTTCGGTTGGGATTTGCCACAGTGGTTATACTTCGGCGGTTATCCCGGTGCGGCGGTTTTTTGCCATGATGAGAGCAAGTGGAAACGGTACGTGACCGACTCTTTGATCGAAACGGTACTGGCGCGGGATGTTCTGCAACTCCAGAAAATCACCAAACCGACGCTTCTGCGGCATTTATTCGCGCTGGCAGCGACGTTTCCGGCCCAGATTCTTTCTTACAACAAAATGCTCGGGCAATTGCAGGATGTCGGGAATACAACGACGATTGCCCACTATTTGCGGATGCTGGAAACTGCTTTTCTGGTCAGTGGATTGGAGCTTTTTTCGCGGGGTTCTGTTCGCAAGCGGGGAAGCAGCCCCAAGCTGGTGCTCTGGAACAACGCCCTGGTCAACGCCCTGTCCAATCGTTCTTTTGACGAATCGATTGCCGACGCCATCTGGTGGGGACGACTGGTCGAAAATGCCGTGGGGGGATATCTTGTCAACATGCTGCCCCCGGCGGACTATACCATCACATACTGGCGGGATGGGAATCGCGAGGTGGATTTTGTGATTACCCGCGGGGCAAAGCTGTGGGCGATAGAGGTGAAAAGCGGCCGGAGCGGCAAAACATCCGGGCTGGAATCGTTTCGTTCACGGTATAAAGGCGCGCGGACGCTTGTTGTTGGTGACAACGGGATTCCTCTACAGGAATTTTTTGCCACGCCGGCTGAGATATGGTTTAGCCCGGATGTCTCATGA